GAAATCAATGGGGGAAAAATAGCCTCGACGATCGCAGCTGAATTTTGGTTCGGACAAAATAGCGGTGCTAAACAAACCCTGGATCAGAATTATCTTAGAAGAGCTAAAGAAACCGGGAAAGTTGAGATCCGTCCTCTGCATTGGGTAAGACGGGTAATAGCCCAACCAGAAGGAGGGTATCAAGTTCACGTAGATTTGATTAACGAACAGGGGGAAGCGATGCGAGAGCAAGTCTTTACCTGTCAGTATCTGTTTTTAGCCGCAGGTACAATTGGAACGACAGAATTGCTACTACGGGCTAAAGCTAGTGGTGATTTACCCCATCTCAATGAGTATGTGGGTCATAATTTGGGGAATGATGGAGATACCTTTGCGGTTCGCTCTAATTTGTCTGAAAAGACCAATCCTCATTTAGGGGGACCGGGTGCGATCGTGATCATGAACTACGAGAATCCCGTTTATCCCTGCGTGATGATGCGCGCTCCCCTACCTAGGTTTGAGACGGATTATCCAGATCTTAATGCTATGGGTACGTTTATTTTCTCCATGACTCCTCATAGAGGTATTTTGAGTTACGATAAGACTACAAACACGATTGAACTGCACTTCGAGAGCGATGAGAAAGCCAAAGAAGCAGCTCAGCATCTTTTAGAGCGCATGAGTGAGGTTAATGGGGGCGATATTTCCCCAATTTCAGCTCAAATTACCGGACATCAGCTCGGGGGTGCTTGTATGGGGATGGTGTGTGACGACAAGGGACGCGTACAGGGACATCCTCATCTCTATGTAGTAGATGGTGCACTCATTCCTGGATCTA
The nucleotide sequence above comes from Gloeocapsa sp. PCC 73106. Encoded proteins:
- a CDS encoding GMC oxidoreductase, which codes for MDAQAIVIGSGFGGAVAALRLGQAGIETVVLERGRSWDISDPTTNSTFATFRHLDERAEWLNEVSKTPAYEGIQIEKYTGILEIIEHGEYKFLVGSGVGGGSHVYGGILIQPPVELWSQVFPTIPYPEMDQVYFPRVNGEIGASLIPEDILNTEYYLGLKVLKEQALKAGFSECEATSNGMKDGLAKFMMGIDWDIVREEINGGKIASTIAAEFWFGQNSGAKQTLDQNYLRRAKETGKVEIRPLHWVRRVIAQPEGGYQVHVDLINEQGEAMREQVFTCQYLFLAAGTIGTTELLLRAKASGDLPHLNEYVGHNLGNDGDTFAVRSNLSEKTNPHLGGPGAIVIMNYENPVYPCVMMRAPLPRFETDYPDLNAMGTFIFSMTPHRGILSYDKTTNTIELHFESDEKAKEAAQHLLERMSEVNGGDISPISAQITGHQLGGACMGMVCDDKGRVQGHPHLYVVDGALIPGSSTCVNPALTIAGIAERCLEHLIKEDLNK